The genome window ATTAacattacacaaacacgtaTCGGTGTGGTATTTTAAACACTAGTCTCACCAGTCCATAACAATGAGCACCTTAtttgatttacattttaaattttgtcCAATCAAGTTCCAAATGCGTCCGGTTTTCATCCAATAGCGTTTCAGCTATGATTGTCGTCTGCTCGCCGCATTGGAGGTTTTAATGTTAATCTTGATTACAAAGGCACGTTCCTTTCATTGGGTTCTTTACTGCCACTGCCTTTTGAAACTTTCTTTTGTCGGAAATATTTTGCTACTGTTTGCCTTTTCTTTAAATGCAAATTAACTTGATTTGCTGCAGTACTTCTAATTAAAGAGAACTCAAGTGCTTTTTTGTTACATGATTtcagatataaaatataattgaattcaatttaattgtatacaaaataaattaatgatatacatttatttacaactGATGTTTTTTCCATATTTGCATTTAGCCGTACGTTTTTGTGTGTTAGCTTGTGTGAACAAGGATATGGGTTCCCTGGCATACATGAGTCTATTATATTGTTACAATGATGCAGTGTGTTTCTATGTGATAGCACTGTATTTCGAAGTTGCATACTACAGAGTTGTCTACCATTGCGAGTAAGCTTTGTTTGTAATGTTATGgtgtctttttatttatttttttttacaaagaaAATGTCGTAAAATTCGTTTTAAACATAATGAAATCATCATCGATACCTTCTCGAATGGTTGACAACTCATGCAAAGGTAAAATAACAGAATCGATTTCATCTCCATTTAGTTGAAGCAATATCCCCAATGCGATATGGAGATATCATCTAACTGTTATAATGATATTGTAATAACTGATAAGCTTACTAAGCTACATTGTACACAACAAATAATCTTGCTCGTTATACTGGTCCACATGTACTGATCCTAGGTTTACCAAGACGTCCGTACACTTCAGTCGTAATATTTATGGCACCCATACAAAGATGGAAGAGGTGAACCAGGAACCCATTCTTACTCTataatgtaacatggtaatatttacatatgtagtattACCAATGATAAGATGTTTGTACGTGTGATTTTTAACGTTCATAAACCGCTCTTGACGAGATCAAACACACGGGTCTGAGAGTATAATATATTACCTCAAAATAAACAGTTAGGGGCCGGATAACCCGTGCTTGATTTCTTACATCTTGGCAACTACCAAGTATAAAATGAAGACGCCGTCGTGGTGGGTGTTCATATAGCTTTTGGTATTAATTATCTTGTAGGTTTTGTGTAGGTGAAATGAGTTCTTgaacatttatcaattttatttttttatttttttaatggatTTCACAAGTGATATTGCACTTTTCATTGAATCATGTTTTTTCTATGCGGtctttattttacatacaacacaatggGTTCTACAGTAGCTTGGaatgaacatgaaaaataaaaagttattgcgtgcgaacgcaattGTATTGCTTATAAATGCGATCGTTATTAAGTGCGAACGCAATGCGTTTGGGTATGAACGCAATAATATTGTGTACGAACGcaagaaatatttatttcgaTTATCATGTCCTTTCCCAGCCACCGTAGGATTGTAATATTTATCAAACctaaaatttataatttattttctttgaattGATATTACATGCAAGTGATAAGGCACTTTTCACTCaatgagtttttttttctacacactttgttttaatttacagaCAACACTACTGACTACGGATTCTATCATTAGAGAATCGTGTTGAACTGCATGGCATGCATCTGAATATGCACTGTCTTCTTACTTAATAATGCATAAGTCAGGTGTCGTTAAAGcagaatttaattatttttaatgtcgTTTCCTGGTTATAAGGAAGCTCATTTTAATTTTCGCTATTCCTTTCACTGATTAAATATTGTCTTCATTtaaatttaagttatttttcTGTCATCAAACTAGGACATAGATGTGTATCAGTTGATTGTGTGATTACATTGTGACAGACATTGTTTGTTCTtaagatatctttattataatattgacatttatgtgattatttttaatttgaatcactttaatgttttacatcaaattttATCAGTTGATTTTATTTGTCAATCCATTTATGGGTGATATTTTAGATAATACTTATAGGCATGTCGGTTCTCACGAAATTGTCGAATAATAAGAAAATAACGTTTTTTaacactttgtatatatttcatattttaccaATTTGTCTATTTCATACCGTAATCTTTGAATATTACAATATACGTGATTGGGTATATAGCACTGATCATGCCGCGAATAtagttatttgttatttattaacttataattatttgttaacGTGATAATTGTGTACATAGTTATCCCAGCCAGTCAGATAAATATGTACACAATTATCACgtttacaaataattataagttaataaataataaataactatTCTCCTCTTCTATACTCCTCCATCTTTCCCTTTTCTCCTTCCtacttaaaatagaaaattttgattcatattatatatatgtattgtcttcattgctgtccattatgtatatattcatattatgtattcgtgagaggacgttactaagttggcaaaacttgtgtccaatccctGTTGTCAGTAATTTacgacacaaaaaaaaaatatgtttaaaaaccGCGAATATTTTCcacaaatgaaatgttttgtgaatatattttttttaaataaataaaaaaaaaaatatatataaaaaaattaaaatcagataaataaGTAGGTCGCGAACTAACAATAGCGTGAAatgtttacatatgtatgtgaaccGTGAATATTCACTTTTACTCTATGAAATGGCCTAAAAATCGTGACTTTTATTTCAGCTACTCGCTTACTCGATTTATACAAGTCGTGGTGAATTCAAACTGTACAACCTGTTATTTACTCGGGATAAATGTTTagagattttgaaaattttcgcGCGGAGCGAAATCCAGTCCCGCGAAATCGTGACTATATAATTTCCGCCAAAATAACTGACTATACATATACGGTAAAATATCCTTGATTAATCAATTTTAGGATAGAATACTGCATGTGTAAACTGTGATCGTATTTGAGGAAACCGTCTCACCTGTCCGAATAGACATTCATATTCATGTATACCAACATGAATTATGAAACATAAATTGATCTTGGGTTGATTAAACTTTTCAGAGAACATCCATGATGATGAAGATCAATGTCTACAcatccaaaattaaaatattcacaCCATAACATTCTAAGGTTACCAATGATATCCGATTGATCTCTTTGTTCCCCAGGCTAACTTTTAAAAATTCCCCAACAACTCCCTGTGTGACTATTGGAGGATTTTGCACCTTTAAGTTATCGAAAAGTAGAAAAGTCTTGGTGGAGACTAAATGCACTAATATCTTGTCCGAAATCGCGAAAACCCTTGTCATATGCAAGTACTAGTTAATCTTAAACACACACATCAAACAAATCCGTATGATTAGAATCTATATTCAGTTTTATGGCCCACACTTGGTAGAATACCACTCACTATTGATATCGCCGAGTGGCTTtgatattgaatatttattacACTGTTGACTTACGATATATTTAATAGATTTAGTGCTAGCTTACATCTAAATTACCTAGCtcttttaaaacaatttcaccCTTCAGATTTTTACTGTTCAAATAATCATGTATAATGCCTTGAGATGGTAATTAGTAAAGAATAGATGTAGCATTTTGAGATGTTCGCTATTTCCTATATTTGTGTTGCAGGTAATGGCTTATTGTCATCGAATATCTCGTAATGTAGGACTGTAAAGTCAAGCCAAAGTCCATAAATAACAATTAGCTATACAAAACTAGACCATGTCTACTAAACTACAGAGAAATGAACTCGTAATGGTTTGGACTCTATTCAGTCCAGTATCATGGCTCCTCGTTTATTAAACGAATGCCAAAAATCTCAAACAtcttaaaattaataaataagtaaatgaaTATCTTTTAGTCATTCACCGATATACCGTAAAATATTAAACTTACCAAGACTGAATAAAATTGCTATATCAAATGGATAATATTCTCTTCGTCATTCAGATGGGTTTATAATCTGATTTCAAAAATGATGACAGACAGTCCTGCAGAGAAAAGTAATGAAATTTCTGTGGTCACTGCAAGCTTATCATGCTGTTTGACTTTCTGAAGTATCATACCCACCATACGCTTATACAAACGGAGGCGAGAGTGTAGTATAGGGGTGTTTACTTACTGTATATGTTAAATAGAGTCATCCATCAGAACGACAAAGAACTATGATAAACGAGGATCTCGGGATCGACAACCATGAAATTCACTTTATTCTGATAGGGACACGTCCAATTTGGATTAATCCTCGCCGAGTAATTGTTATATCGACATGACAGAAACAGATCTAGGAGGAAagtaacaaaattaaatgttacaCTATAACGATGTCATATAGACTGAACTCAGACTAACAAGTAGGTGTGTAGGAGAAATGTATTATGGTGATAGATGTATCATACTAGTTTGTAAATGTCGGGAACtataaatatactatatatacattgaaatATTCAAAAGGAATTAATCATCATTTGTAGGGAAAATGTTTAAAGATAATCGAGACATTATCCTTGGTTCTAATTAAAAACTCCTACACTGTAATATTCAAAAGGAGGAATTGTTTATCTTTGCAGAATACCCTAACACTTTTATTTCATCATAATCGAAATATTATTAGTGGTTTAAATTTCTAATTCTAATACCCTAACACTTTTATTTCATCATAATCGAGATATTATCATTGGTttaaatttctatttcaaatatGTTAACACTTTCATTTCATCAGATTCGCGACATTATAATTagtttatatctttatttcaaatatcttaACACTTTTATTTCATCGGAATCGCGACATTATCCTTGGTTTATTTCTAATTCAAACATCCttacacttttttttattagacCCTAAGTGCTACGTATCGAGATTATGTTGAATCCGCAGAATACACAAAaagtactgtaaatgtacatgttctACCGGTtaaagtattttttcactaaaatatgataataataattgtatattttttcattgaGTAATTATGGTAATTTCTTCGCATTCATAACTGCGCTAAGACgttcaaaatttatattgtttcGCTATAATTTGGTTACGGCAAAATAAATATACTACTCAAAATTTGCTAAGGATCACTTTATTTTTCAGTAAATCAAATTCATGtaattgtacaatattcataaaaatgattaaatgatGTCTTTAACATGATTAAACACAGGCTCCAACAGAAAAACTATGGAATTTTCACGTGTGCTCGATATATTAATTGCGAAACAGAGCTACCCCCATAAATCACAAAAACACGGCAATGGGAGCGAAAATGAAATTCGCGTTAAAACAGTTTTCtcgtgtaattttcatttcaacatattgTGTGACGTCCCCTAGCTTCATAACACTGCGACATCGCCGACGCATGCTCGTAATTAAGTCCCGTTTCCAGTTTTGCTGGATGAATGCCCATTCCTCTCGCAGAGTCGTTCCAAGTTCTTGCGGTGACCTTGGCTGGTAAGTGCAGGAAGAAATGGATTCCTGAAGCATGACCCACACGTGCTCTATCAGATTTAGATCCGGAGAATGAGCAAGCCAGTCCATGCGTTTGATTGTTTTCCCCTGAAGATAGGTGACAGTGACCCAAGCTCTATGTGGATGAGCGTTATCATCCATAGGAATGAATTCCAGACCGATAGCACCAGCATATGGTCTAATGTAGACATCGAGGACTTCATCGCAGTACCTCTGGGTTATCAAATTGCCGTTCGGGAAGACATGTAGATCTGTTTTACTTTGGACACTTATACCTCCCCAGACCATTACAGACCCGCCGCCATGTCGGTCGTGTTCGGAGACGTTGGCTGTAGGAAATCGTTCATTTGGTAGTCTCCACATTCTAGCCCGCCTGTCTGTGAAGTCGAGACAGAATCTGGACTTGTCTGTAAACAGAACAGGGCTCCAGTCTCTGATAGTCCATCTCACATGATCGTGGGCAAATGTAAGTGTAGCCTGAGCATGCCTACCAGTCAAGGGAATCCTCTCTGCAGGTATACGGAACTTCAGTCTGCATGATTATGTACAGATTGCGTAGATATTCGAGTTCCAGTGGCATTTATGAAGTCATTTCGTAGTGACGTAGCGTTACTAAACCTCTGACGACGAGCTTCAGAAGGAAACTATCGAACGCATGGACTGGCCTGCTCGTTCCCGGATCTAAATCCGATAGAGCATGTGTAGAACATGCTACAGTAATCCATTTCTTCCCGCGTTTACCATCAAAGGTCACTGCAAAAACATGGAACAGCCCTGCAAGAGGAATGGGCATCCATCCAGCAAAACGGAAACGGGAATTAATTGCAAGCATGCGTCGGCGATGTCGAAGTCTTATTGAAGCTAGGAGACGTCACACAATatactgaaatgaaaattacacgaaaaaatttttttaacacGAATTTCATTTTCGCTCTCATTGCTGATTTTTGGGGTAGCTCTGTTTCGCAAGTAATGTATCGAGCACTCGTGAAAATTCCATAGTTTTCCTGTTGGAACCTGTGTTTAGACATCTTAAAGACATCATTAaagtatttttatgaatattgtacaattaaatgaatttgatatactaCAAAAAAGTGATCCTTAGCAAATTTTGAGTAGTATACATTTAGAGTATATCATCGTAAATTAATATACCTCTGtgcaaaattattgaaaacacAGGAATGAAGCCGCActgagaaaatatatattttaatgtaaaaattgtCTTCGATgcaatatatacagtaaagcACAATGCTTGTTCGAGATCCTTCtgacaaacaatgaaaatgaccaccacaaataaacaaacaaataaacaaaaaagtatAGCCACACAGAGAAGGAGTTGATTAAACGGGAATTATATATCCTCCctactccagggattactatcactgtcgttatattaaCGCCTGGattatgtcataacaaaactgaaggctctgtgtgtgaCAACAAATAAACGGCATGGTCTTTGGTGTACATCAGAATGGAATAACGGTACACAGAGCTTGACTGTATGGCTTTGGAGTTGGGCGTCGCCGTCTCTGTATTATTGAAAAGAATCTCTGCAGGCGTGTTTTTGGTCAATTGTTTCTtttgaactgcattcagtttAGTTATTAATTATTCCAGGGGTTGATATACCAACAGCGTTAGTGTAACTTCTATAATATTGAGGAAACAAAACGTACACCGGGAATTTTGGGCTGTGATATATGTCTATAACAAAGAATTATTCTTAGACAACCAAGACCATGGTAAAACATTAAGCTTTTCGTCCCCTAAGGACTTGTCATTTATGATAATGACAAAACAATTAACTACTTGGTGTTAATTAAATTCATCACTCggattgaaatattttaattttaaaatatcaaaatgatttgGAATTGCTTccctttttaatttttgataatgGATTTTGCATGcttactacatacatatcaatgaaattgtcatgtaatatttttcaaatgaaatcgTTTAAGATATTTATTAGAAAAAATTTATTAAGTTTGAAGGCATATAAGACTGTGCAAATGACATCTTGTCTGCAAGTGTATTATACGTTCTATTACTGTGAAATACTTTTCGGTGGGGTTTAATTTTTCAAGGATTTCGTTTTTCACCAAAATCAATGAATTTATGTTCCCAAGAAAATTGatctttttaatgaatatatacaaaGTCAGGTCCCTTTAAGCGTATATTTTGTGATGACATAATGATTGGCATTCCAATGCATTAAGTCTATTTCAGGGAGTACGATAAGAAATTCAAAGCACCAGTCGGAAAAACTTGTTCAAACAAAGATAGTTTTTACAACTTGGTAGACTATACTTACAAACGAATAATGAATTAAGTCTATCATGATATTATGAAATTATCAACGCTGTCTGAGTATCGACTGTGCATGTTCAACAGTAATCCATAAGGTCTTCTCAACGAATTTAAGTGCCAacgaaattttaaaacaaaaagaaatccacgaaaattaagCCCATCGAAATTAAGTGATTTCACAGCAACCCGTTAAACGATACATGGAGTCATTAAACACACCTAAAATAATTTACCAATTATTACCAGTCAACGTTTACCCTACTTTATTAAGTGCTTATGCCCTAAATCAAACCAGAATTAAATATGTGGATCATGGTTTTGTGTATGGTATCATTTTATTGcagtaaacatacttatttcaGCGCAAATGCTAAAAAAATATCAGCACGATTATAAATTAGCACACTTCAATGATTCAATGCCGGGAATACCCTTTTACAAAACCCTACATCATGAAATAGCACTTTAAAGATAGCAcgaaaagcgctaaaataaaaccaccgctaaaataaaaccaccactaaaataataatgtttacagtataatCATACCGTATTCTATACTCTTGTATGACGACTTAAGATTATGGATTTCCGTTATGTCACATATGTATAAATgcatatacaaaaaataagcTCCATCTGGAGAGCATCGCTCCTCGGGTGTGTGAATTAATCTTAACTCTTGGCGGTTTGTGCTTCTCTTGGAAATCGAGATCACTGACCGTCCTATGTTATGGTATCCACACACTACTAACATGCTTTAAAATTCAGTCGATAGGCTACTAGTATGATGATAGAGCGCACACGAAAAATACAAAACTTCCTCGAAGGTGATTATACcacattattttttaacagGAATCCTCAAACAAGTCATCTAATTATCCGCTTCGTCAAGATATATGTGGGGTACTACGGTGTTTGTCCTACAATGTTATTTCACAATCGTTTCTTTTTCTCATTATTTCACTCAATAATATGAGTCGATTTTGATTTCTGGAATGTTGTTATGTAATTCCTCTGTCTCTCCTTCCGGTAACATTGACACGGAAGGAATTGACTCCAGTGACCTTTGCCAAGGAGTCGTGGTTTCCGCAACGCTCATATCTATAAATAGATCCACATAATTGTCATCTACCACCGAATATCGTGGTAACAATCTTGCAGTTTGAGCACCAAGAGGAACGCCGTTACTGATAGGCTTGTCAAAATAGCCCATAATGTCAAATGCCTTGTTGCTATTGTCTGGGACCTTCTTTTCCTTGATATATGCGTCAATACTATGCTCTTTGGATTTTTCGTTTTTCTCCGTTTTTCCATTTTCTGTTGGTTCTTCTTTGTCCTCTAGTATAGTTTCAAGACTCTGGCTTGCCTTTTTTGGATTCAAACCACTTCCTTCGTCTATACTATTAGTCTCTGATCGTATTTCGCTACCGTCCGCCTCTGACGTTACATCGTTTTCAAATATAAGATCACAGAGAGGCCAGTTTTGTTTGAATTCGCTGATAATCTCGTCGATCTGACCTTTGAAgcttaatgtttttaaatttagcTTAACTGACTTTCGTGGTAAAACGTTTTTCAAGAGCATTGGAACAAAACCACCTGCGAGCGTTGCAAGTGTCTGATTTGTAGAGGAAATTTGATGTACGTTTCCAAAAGCCATCACAACGATCAtgacaaagaaaagaaaaatcacAATGATGAGGAATTTGCCAGTTGCACGTAGGAGGTTAATGTAAACAGGACCAGGTGCTCCATGGATACGCACCTCACAAAGCTTCTTAAACAGACGCAATGGAATTCTCGGTGTGTCGTACGAATCGAGGAACAACAACAGGTGTCCTATTCTCCAAGCTGGTTCTTTTTTCTCGAACGAGAGAATGGTGGGGATTTCATCAAGAGTCTCTGGTGGTTGCACTTGAAATGCAGCATTTTCTTGCATACTTGATGGCAGACTTGCTACTTTCTTTAAATCCTCAACTCTGTCCATCACATCCTCTATCACTGTCTTGTTGAAGGTGAGATAACTCTCGTAAACGTTATTGTAACAGTCGTGCATGTAAACTATGACTAACAATGCCATGGAGACATACCGAAGCGTACTGCCAGCATTCACGATAATACCCATCATGGTGAATGCTAGTACCTCAACTACAAGTCCAACTGCTTCCACGAATAGTAGCACAATAGCGTAGAGACAGGAAAGACAGAACAAACCAACGATTGCCTGTACGAGCAACCGTCTAATCATCATCAGTCGTCCAGAGCCCCACGTGCAGGGAAACACGTGATCATCGTCCGTGAATGCTGATTGCCGACTATGTACACTGTTATCAATCTTGGATAATTTTTGTTGGATTTTCTTTACGTGTTTTTTGGTTCTTGTTAGAGGTTTTATAGCATCTTTTGTATCGTCGCGATAAGATATTTTCTTCCTCGAGTGATACAACAGTCTGTACGATAGGTAAATTGttggtatacaatataatgCGAAAATCACGAGACATAATGGTGCGGTGAAACTTGCGTAGATCGGACAAAGAATAATGGCGATTAGACCACATTTTCGAAACGGCCACAAACCAATACGCAGAATCACTTGAAGGACACTCGTTCTTTGCACGTTTAACATATCCTGAAGTGATCCTCTAGCAATGGATTTAAGTTTCTCTCTTGTAATTTCATCGGCGAAACCTATTATGAATCCAGCGGAAAAGTAAAAGACATAAGTAGCTATGAAAATTCCGTGTGTTGGTGTCAGAAACTGAATGATATTTCCACGGTAGAAATTAAATCCCATATGCAGATTAAGTTCCTTAGCTACCAGACTTCTTCGAATCATTTCTCCTTGTTCAAATTGATAGTAGATGTAAACACGTACGTAGTACGGGATTGGGACAAGAAACAGAAGCAGAATTTTCACTGTCATCTGCACGAACATATGCCACGTGCACTTGTGGGCGATTTGAGGCTCCAGGGACGCATATACACTTCTATCACAACACTCACGGAATGGGTCCAAGGCTTTTATCTTACATCGGATCAAATTATCGTATATTGTTCTTAGAAGTCCAGTAGGAGGTTCATTCTCTGGTATGATTCTCTTGCCTTTCACTTTCACTCGCAATTCTGGGATTTTTATAGGCACTATTTCATCCATGGGACATTCTTCTATGCTCTCTCGAAATTTCTTCCATTCCGATATGTCTTCAATGGTAAGTCGCTTCTTATAGCGTATGGATGTTTCGGTACTTTCAGTGatgaacattttcattttgagTTCATCCTTAAGCTTGACTACGTATTCCGAGGCCACGTACGATGCACTGTACATATAGCTTGGTA of Argopecten irradians isolate NY chromosome 7, Ai_NY, whole genome shotgun sequence contains these proteins:
- the LOC138328590 gene encoding uncharacterized protein, with protein sequence MTSSVSVLFVKAVLLCALTTSSNAVSPTGKSVQDIQAAKCSIKPVDDTFSKYMDDAWVQLNEFHFSMANYSTDPLYKDLGMNYKPWRWHRTRTQHGRTLLMLSFHYDVLSMTILTIGVEANNIELVDSPFGCFGNLTGEKRVEKIRQLILDDFSSVKKTMTELESETHLQNIVYVCNEVVKKTDEYAEFGNRCCHQNVNGDTVCTDQVEDAWITVLYVCIALVKILVFFFSPLLLPSYMYSASYVASEYVVKLKDELKMKMFITESTETSIRYKKRLTIEDISEWKKFRESIEECPMDEIVPIKIPELRVKVKGKRIIPENEPPTGLLRTIYDNLIRCKIKALDPFRECCDRSVYASLEPQIAHKCTWHMFVQMTVKILLLFLVPIPYYVRVYIYYQFEQGEMIRRSLVAKELNLHMGFNFYRGNIIQFLTPTHGIFIATYVFYFSAGFIIGFADEITREKLKSIARGSLQDMLNVQRTSVLQVILRIGLWPFRKCGLIAIILCPIYASFTAPLCLVIFALYCIPTIYLSYRLLYHSRKKISYRDDTKDAIKPLTRTKKHVKKIQQKLSKIDNSVHSRQSAFTDDDHVFPCTWGSGRLMMIRRLLVQAIVGLFCLSCLYAIVLLFVEAVGLVVEVLAFTMMGIIVNAGSTLRYVSMALLVIVYMHDCYNNVYESYLTFNKTVIEDVMDRVEDLKKVASLPSSMQENAAFQVQPPETLDEIPTILSFEKKEPAWRIGHLLLFLDSYDTPRIPLRLFKKLCEVRIHGAPGPVYINLLRATGKFLIIVIFLFFVMIVVMAFGNVHQISSTNQTLATLAGGFVPMLLKNVLPRKSVKLNLKTLSFKGQIDEIISEFKQNWPLCDLIFENDVTSEADGSEIRSETNSIDEGSGLNPKKASQSLETILEDKEEPTENGKTEKNEKSKEHSIDAYIKEKKVPDNSNKAFDIMGYFDKPISNGVPLGAQTARLLPRYSVVDDNYVDLFIDMSVAETTTPWQRSLESIPSVSMLPEGETEELHNNIPEIKIDSYY